GATGGTTCCACCTGACACCCGGAACATTCTGGAAGGAGCTTTGTGTAATGTGAGTTTGGAAAGGGATGGTTGTCCCCAAATCACCCCAAGGAAAGTCCTGACCATCCCTGCTGTGGTAGCCAACTAAAATAACAGTTAAACCCTggtgtggtgtcacatgcctataattccagcaccctaaggctggggcaggaggacccGGAATTTTAGGTCAGTTCTGGCTGCGTCATGAGACCCGATCtcaaaacagaaagggggagaatGAGTACTGCATGAGcatgtataataaatatttatctaaaataGAAACCAGTTGTTTTCAGTTTTCCCAGGCAGAATGTAGAACTCCTGCAGAGTTAGAGGGGGTCTCCCTGTGATCGGTAATAATGAGAGCTGTTGCTTGCCAGTTAACCGAGTCTGTCCTTGAAAGGCCTCATCCAGGTTCCAGGTGTCCTTTAAGTTCCCCCACCATTGATGTCACTCACActttctgcttcagctgcttTACCCCAACAGTGTACTTGACATCAGGGCTTTGAAAAGATAGTGTGTGCTGTCTACCATTGTGTCCTCGGTGCCTAATGTCAAGTTTCTAGTGAGACTGAGCCAGATGGAGTGGTGAATATCTATAATCCTTTACCCAGGAAGCTGAGGTTGGAGGGttgcaggttcaaggccaacctggactgtCTAGCAAGAGTCTATGGAGAGTGTAAGCATACCGTGCTTGTTAGTCCTACACTGGCCCCATGGGGCCCTCTCACAGTTGCTGTAGAAGGAAGATGGGTTATTAAGGCTGAGGAGAAGTGCAGAATATGTTTATAGGTGGGCTTTGCAAGGTGAAAATTAGTTCTCCAAGGCCcacaaggaggaaggagaaaattcCAGACGGAAACTGCAGAGGTACTAGGgactccccaccccccccccaactatAAAGGGTCTGTATGCACCCTCCAGAAGTCTGGAGTAGCTGGCTGGCTGGGCAAGGTACCTGCAAGTTCTATGAATCTgtttgtgaggcagggtctcatataacccagactggcctcaaactctttgtAGTCAACGATGACCTTAAACTAACTTCTGATTCCCGTCAGCCTAAGGACTGGATTGCAGGTGTGGGCTGAGTTTACTGCTGCTCAAAGTATGGCTTTGATTCTTTGTTCAACCACCAGTCTGGTGAGGTGACCTGTGATCTTGGGCTTTGGATCACCTGCTGGTCCTTTCTGTTCCatccttcttcttctgcttcaagGGAGCTGTTTCTGTGTGGTACTGAATATACCAGTAGAGGCCCGGTGGCAGACTTTCCAGAGAAGGACACAGACAAGAGAAGTTGGGTCCTGTTTGAAGCTATAGCCAGAAAAGGACCGATTTGGGTTCAAACCTAGTCTGACTTTCACAAATTAGTGTAAATTGATGCCTGACACTGCAGGCAGGTGATGCTGTATAATCCTGGCactggaattcaaggtcatctgtgGCTACTTATTGACCTTGAGGCCAATCCAGGATACAGGAAGCCCCATTTCAAGCCAGGAAAAACTGAAAGGTAGcattgtagctcagttggtagtgtgCAACTCAGGTTTGATATCCAGCGTTTCAGGGGTAGATTCAGGAGtatcaaattcaaggtcagcctaggatTTTCCAAAATgccagcactttaatcccagcactcccaggaggcagaggcgggcagatctctgtgagttcgaggccagcctggtctacaagagctaattccaagacaggctccaaagctatggagaaaccctgtctcgaaaaacaaaacaaaactaaaagaaactaTTTCCAGGGTAGTTAGTGTTTCAGCTATAACAAGTTTCCTGTGTCCCTGATAACTAACAAGGTGTCCTCCCTCAGCCCTAGACCTCCTTACCATGGACAGCTGAAGGGTTAATGCCTGGCACAGGTCCCTTCCTTTTATACTTAGTTATGATTTGTGCCAGTGCCAGTACCTACCTTTAAATAACTAGGGATATCGTCTCTCCCTACTCTACCGAATAAGAACTACAATGTCTTGTTGAGAcccccaggaggcagagtcagggttCTGTATGCAGTCAAGACAGAGCAGAGGCCTCACCCCAGCACTGAGCACACAACGGACTCGGAATGGGGACAAATGTTATGTAAAAATTTATTGAGTCACCACAGgcttttcctttctccatgtcCAGCATCCCTCGCTGCCTGCCAACACTCTGCGATAGAAGAGCTTGTGGCTGGAGGTGTGACTAGGAGAGCTGGCCGGGGAGGGACCCTGCCCAGTTGCTGCTCTGCTCCCGTCTCTTGTCCCCTCCCCTGGCCATGACAGAGACCCGTGAGCCAGCTGAGACTGGAGGCTACGCCAGCTTGGAGGAAGATGATGAAGACCTTTCCCCAGGTGAGATAGCCTTAGAAGTTGTGGTGTTGACGAAGCTGGATTCCTGGACTTGGATTCCCTTGGGAGGCTGTGAGGAGGAGTGACCCCTTTCCTTGTTGTGGGCTCTCTTCTGGCTAGAACTCCTGGTTCTGGTGGGAGATGGCTTCCCTGGGAGGCTCTCAGGGGCTGTAGCTTGGTCGTATTCTTGGTCCTTGGTGGAGGTTCTAGATTGGCTGTGTTCTTGGTCCCTGCTGTGAGTTCTAGTGTGGCTGTGTTCTTGGTCCCTGCTGTGGGTTCTAGGGTGACCATGTTCTCGGTTCCTGCTGTGGGTTCTAGTGTGGCCATGTTCTCGGTCCCTGCTTTTGGTTCCAGGGTGGCCGTGTTCTCGGTCCCTGCTGTGGGTTCCATGGTGGCCATGTTCTCGGTCCCTGCTGTGGGTTCTAGAGTGGCTTCGGGAGCTCTCCTTGTTGGTGGCTCTCAATTGGCCATGGTGCCTTTCCTTGCTGGAAATGGTAGATCGGCTCTGTGCTCTCTTCTTGATGGAGGCTCTAGGCCGGCTACGGGCTGTGTCTGTGCTGGGGGTTCTAGACGGGTTGTGCCTACTTTCACTGCTAGGCATCCTAGACAGCCTGTGCCCCTTCTTCCTGGCAGCTCTGGATCGGCTGTGATGTCTCTCTCGGGTCCCTCTGGACCAGCTGCGACTTTCTTCCTCACTGGAAGTCCTAGACCTCACTCGACTTCTTTCCCTTCCTAGAGCTCTCCGTGGGCTGTGACGTTTCCCTTGGCTGTGGGTTCTGGACTTGCTGTGTCTCATCTTGGTGGGTGTGCCCCTCCGTGTACGACTCCTTGCCCTACTACGATTTCTCTTCCAGCTGTAACTTCTCACCCGGTTGTGGGTCCTCTTGTGACTGTGACTTCTTGACCTTCTGGGGGTCCTGGAGCGGCTGTGACTTCGGGTCCTGCTGGGGGTCCTGGAGCGGCTAAAGCTTTGGGTCCTGCTGAGGCTGCTGTCCTGCTTGTAACTCTTGACCCTGCCTGACAAGTCAGTCAGATCTGTCACGGTGTGAGTCTGTTCCCTGCTGGGGGACGTCACCTGGCTATAGCTCTTGGCTCGTCTGGATGCCACAGGAGATCTGCTAGAGCTCATTAAGACTGTCCTACTTAAGCTGTGGCTCTTGGCCCTACTGGGGATCGCAGCTACTCTAGAGCTGCTCCCCGGGTCTGAGGCCCCTGGTGACTTAGGGCTCTTTTCCTGGTGCATGTTTCTAGGCTGGCTGGCACTCCTTTCCTGTGTACTGGTTCTAGGTTGGGTATAACTCTTGTCTCGACTTTGTTTGCGGTCAGAAGTAGGTGTCATAGGTGTCGTTGCCTTCTTGGCCACGCCTGGTTTGGCGGAATGGGTTCTCTTCCTGATAGGAGTACTTGTTCTGCTGGGGGACATCTTGGAGCTGTGACTTCCCTTCCTGCCCGGAGTTCGCCCCCGGCTGTGTGTGCCTTTCTGCTGGTGGTGTTCCACGATGCCAGTCTTGCCGCTCTTCCTGCCCTTGCTGGCCTTCCTGGCCTTGGTGTCAGTGCTCAGCCGACTGGGTGTTCTCGTCTTGCTGTGGCCTTGGGATCTACTGCTGGGACGGGTTGAAGGAGCTGTCTTAGTACCTGTTGATCTGGTAGACTTAGAACTACTGGGGCTCATGACCAAGTTAGGGGACTTAGGATGCACTGAGGAACTGTTGGGCGCCGCTACTTTGGTGGTCTTCAAGGAAGCTGGAGGTATGGGAGCTGTGGTGGGCATGGAGGGCCCAGTGGGTGCCGGTGCCGGAGCCATGCCGGGCTTGGAGGATCTCTTTGATGGAGAATGCATGGCGGGTGCAAAGGGGCTTGAGCTCCTAGAAGTCAGGGTAAAGCATGCGAGATTTGGTAGCCAAGGACGACGACCGGATGGCTCATCACAAGCAACTTCATGAGGTCATAGTGAGCACTGAGGACTCTGGAGAGTGAGATCAGAGGGGAGAGAAGGTGGGACCCTGGCACAAGGCTGGAGCCTGTTAGTGAATAGAATCACATCCACTCCGACTTAACAGGGCTGAAAATTGGAGCTGGGTTCACCAAGGACCTGCCTAGGTTATGTTATTGCTGGGGTGGGCGAGCCCAGAGAGAGACACTGACCACCTCGAGTTCCAAGGAGGCTTCATAGAGGAGATAACACTGAGCTGGAGTTGTTGGTAGAACATGGAAGAGTCTTCACAGGGAGGAGCAGACGGAAAAGCCTCCTGGAGGTGGGACTCAGGGCCTGGGCTCTCCGTCAATCATGACCCACTTGTCATCTATTAGACTGAGGTGGGAACCCAAGATCAGGTCGAAAGCCACAGCCTCTAGACAGTGATGGGGGCAGCAATAGCCAGGACCATCAGGGAAGTGGCTATCAGAGGTTTGCCTGTGCTGGGTCCTGAAGCCTGAATAGGAGGGGCCAAGTGGACATAGTGTGGGACAGTGTGCAGAGGGACACTTAGGCCTCAGGGAATACCTGTAGAAAGTGAGAGGGCAGCAGAATGGGGCAGGGACAATAAAATAGTCCTGAGACTGGGAGGGGTGCAGTGGATGGATACTGAGGACCTGCTCAG
This genomic window from Chionomys nivalis chromosome 2, mChiNiv1.1, whole genome shotgun sequence contains:
- the Srrm5 gene encoding serine/arginine repetitive matrix protein 5, which translates into the protein MHSPSKRSSKPGMAPAPAPTGPSMPTTAPIPPASLKTTKVAAPNSSSVHPKSPNLVMSPSSSKSTRSTGTKTAPSTRPSSRSQGHSKTRTPSRLSTDTKARKASKGRKSGKTGIVEHHQQKGTHSRGRTPGRKGSHSSKMSPSRTSTPIRKRTHSAKPGVAKKATTPMTPTSDRKQSRDKSYTQPRTSTQERSASQPRNMHQEKSPKSPGASDPGSSSRVAAIPSRAKSHSLSRTVLMSSSRSPVASRRAKSYSQVTSPSREQTHTVTDLTDLSGRVKSYKQDSSLSRTQSFSRSRTPSRTRSHSRSRTPRRSRSHSHKRTHNRVRSYSWKRNRSRARSRTRRGTPTKMRHSKSRTHSQGKRHSPRRALGRERSRVRSRTSSEEESRSWSRGTRERHHSRSRAARKKGHRLSRMPSSESRHNPSRTPSTDTARSRPRASIKKRAQSRSTISSKERHHSHTRTHSRDQEHSQSRTSTKDQEYDQATAPESLPGKPSPTRTRSSSQKRAHNKERGHSSSQPPKGIQVQESSFVNTTTSKAISPGERSSSSSSKLA